CGGCCACGGCATTCTGCGCCGATTCCAGCGCCGACACGTCGTTGACCACGATCAGATCGCAGTTCTTGGCCGTGATCTTCGCGCACGCCCGGCGCGGGTCGGCTCCCGGCTCGAGGGCGAAGGCCACGAACCACTGTCCCGGCCGGCGCTGCCGGGCCAACGTGGCGATGACGTCGGTCGTGGGGGCGAGTTTCAGTGTCAGCCCCGTGCCGGTGCGCGGAATCTTGCCCGGTGCCCGGCGGACCGGCTCGAAGTCGCAGGGGGCGGCCGCGGCGATCACGCCGTCCACTCCGGCCACCGCGCTGCGGCAGGCGGCGAGCATCTCGGCCGTGGTGACGACGGGAATCACCCTGGCCTTTCGCGGATAGGCGACCTGCACCGGCCCGCTGACGATCGTCACGCCATGTCCCCGGGCGAGGGCCGCCTCGGCCAGGGCCTTCGCCATGCGGCCGCTCGACGCATTGGTGAGGTAGCGGACGTCGTCGATGAAGGCACGGGTCGGGCCGGCCGTGAGGAGAATCTTCGCCATCTGTGTTCCGGGTTGTTCAGGTCCGGCCGGCGAGCGTCGTGCCGATGACGAGGGCGATCTCCTCCGGCTCCGCCATCCGCCCGGCACCCTGGCGCCGGCAGGAGAGCCAGCCGGTGCCGGGCGCGACGATCGTCGCGCCGTCGGCGGCGAGCTGGGCGACGTTCCGCTGCACGGCCGGATGAGCCCACATCGCCGCGTTCATCGCCGGGGCGAAGAGGACGGGGCACTCGGCGCACAAGAGCAGCGTCGAGAGCAGGTCGTCGGCCGCGCCCGTCGCCGCCTTGGCGAGCAGGTCGGCCGAGGCCGGGGCGACGACGACGACATCGGCTCGGGCGGCGAGCTCGATGTGGGCGCCGAGTGGAAACCTGGCCGGATCGAACGACCGCGACGCCACCGGACGCCCCGTGAGCGCGGCGAACGTCGCCGCGCCGACGAACCGCCGGGCCCGCGGCGTGAGCACGGCCGTCACGCCCGCCCCCTGCTGGACAAGGAGGCTCGTCAGCGCCGCCGCCTTGTAGGCTGCGACCCCGGCCGACACGCCGAGCACGATCTCCCGACCCTCGAACGAACTCGCCATGCCCTGATTTCCTGCCGCTGCGGATGCCGCCGCCACCGGTCGGCCAACGCTGCCGGGAAAACCCGGCCGCTGTCACATGATGCCGGGATCGAAGTCCAGCGGCCCGCCCGCCTCCTCCGACTCACCGGTGATTCGCAGGTTGAGCGAGGTGTCGAGGAAGATCTTGTCCTGCTTGATCTCCTCGATGACGATCGCCATTTTGTCGTCTGTGGCAACGTCGACCAGCGGACGGCCGCCGGCGTTGAGCGCCACGAGCCGCTTCTGGATGAGGGTCGAGAGCTTGAAGCGGCCCCCGACCTTGTTGACGATCTCCTCTTCGCGCAGGTCGTCGATCATGAACGTGCTCCCTGGGTGGTTCGGTCCTGGACTGGCATCGTGACGGGCTGGGTGTCGGGCTGAGCGGGCTCAGTCGCGCCGTGCTGCGGCAGCCCGGCGGCGGCGAGGATCGACTCGATCCGGGCCAGCGCCGTGCCCACGTCGTCGTTGACGACGCGGTGCCGGTAGCGGTGGGCCTCGAGCAGCTCGCGTCGCGCCACCTCCAGCCGCCGCGCCATCGCCTCGGCCGACTCGGTGCCGCGGCCCTGGAGCCGCTCGACGAGTTGATCGGGATGGGCGGGCTCGACGAAGATCGTGATCGCCTCGGGAAACCGCTCGAGAAGCGACAGTGTACCCTCGACGTCGATCTCCAGCACGACCCAACTCCCGGCGGCCAGCCGCGGGGTGACCTCGCTGACGAGCGTGCCGTACCAGTGCTGCCGGCCGTAGACCTGGCAGCATTCGAGAAACTCGCCGTTTTTCCGCCGGGATTCGAAGTCGGCGCGGGGCATGAAGTGGTAATCAACGCCGTCGCGCTCGCCGGCCCGCGGCGGCCGGGTCGTGGCCGACACGCTGGGCAGGAGGTGGGGCAGGTCGGCGAGCAGGCGCCGCAGGAGCGTGGTCTTCCCCACGCCCGAGGGGCCGGAGATGACGACGAGTTTGCCGGGGACGACATCCATCCCGCTGTTGTACCGCAGGTGGGCGCGGGAGAAAAAGAGGGCGGCGGGATTCCCCCGGCGATCCGCCGCGGGACGCGGCCCGGGGTTCACTCGACGTTCTGGACCTGCTCGCGGAGCCGCTCGACCCGGGTCTTGAGCTCGACGACCGCGTGGGCGACCTCCACGTCGAGGGACTTCGAGGCGATGGTGTTCGCCTCGCGGGCCAGTTCCTGGGCCAGGAAGTCGAGCGACCGCCCCGGCGACTCCGTCTCCAGGAGCCGCTCGAACTGGGCGACGTGGCTCTCCAGGCGCACGAGTTCCTCGGCGATGTCTGAGCGATCGGCGATCAGGGCGACCTCGTGGGCGATGTCGGCCTCCGTGAGGGCGGTGCCGTTCTGCTCGAGCAGCCGCGACACCCGCTCCACGAGCCGGGCCCGGTGGTCGGCGAGGATGCCGGGCACGCGGGCCCGGATCGCCGCCACGAGCCCGACGATGTCGCGGCAGGTGGACCGCATGTCGGCGGCCAGGGCCAGTGCCTCGGTGCGCCGCATGGCATCGAGACGGTCGACCGCCCCGGCCACGGCCCGCGCGATCAACGGCCAGGCGCGGTCGAGGGCGGCCTCGTCCGGCGCCGATTCGACGACGATGCCGGGCAGGCCAAGCAGCGGTTCCACGGAGAGCGGCGGCTCGAGGCCGTGCCGTTCGCAGAACGCGGCTGCATCCGCGAGGTAGGCGGCCAGCTGCTCATGGTCGAGCCGGCGGCCCGTCGATGCCGCCGGACCGGAAAGGTCGAGGCTCACCTGCACCGACCCGCGCCGGACGCGTTGCCTGATCACCGCCTCGACACGGCTTTCGAGGCCGCCGAACCCTTCACGGGTGCGCAGCGACATCTTGAAGAAGCGATTGTTGACGGAACGGATCTCGACCCGGCAGGTGCTCGCACCGGCGGTCACCGTCGCATCGCCGCAGCCCGTCATGCTCACCATGAGCGGGCTCCGATCACTTGGTCGGCTCGGCCGGCGCGGCGGGATTGGCCGCTGCAGCCGGCGGGGCGGGATTCGCCGCTGCAGCCGGCGCGTCGGGCTTGGCCTCGGGCTTAACGTCGGGCGTGGTCGGCGCCGTTTCGGAGGCAGCGGGCTTCGTCTCCGGCGTG
The DNA window shown above is from Planctomycetia bacterium and carries:
- the dfp gene encoding flavoprotein, translated to MAKILLTAGPTRAFIDDVRYLTNASSGRMAKALAEAALARGHGVTIVSGPVQVAYPRKARVIPVVTTAEMLAACRSAVAGVDGVIAAAAPCDFEPVRRAPGKIPRTGTGLTLKLAPTTDVIATLARQRRPGQWFVAFALEPGADPRRACAKITAKNCDLIVVNDVSALESAQNAVAVYDARHALVGAKRGSKRAVAGWLVRLIEQRLVGHAVS
- a CDS encoding phosphopantothenoylcysteine decarboxylase codes for the protein MASSFEGREIVLGVSAGVAAYKAAALTSLLVQQGAGVTAVLTPRARRFVGAATFAALTGRPVASRSFDPARFPLGAHIELAARADVVVVAPASADLLAKAATGAADDLLSTLLLCAECPVLFAPAMNAAMWAHPAVQRNVAQLAADGATIVAPGTGWLSCRRQGAGRMAEPEEIALVIGTTLAGRT